From Camelus bactrianus isolate YW-2024 breed Bactrian camel chromosome 16, ASM4877302v1, whole genome shotgun sequence, the proteins below share one genomic window:
- the LOC141573577 gene encoding smoothelin-like protein 2 isoform X5, whose translation MEPAPDPEEARTVHEALGRYEAALDGAVRPLHEDMQGLQRGMEQRVAEALRLAGPLARTVAELQRDNQRLQTQLERLTRQVEALGLATGLTPAPGTPSPPPAPGVPDRAPRLGTARFASHATFSLSGRGQSVDHHDEASEAEMRRTSNSYIVENGHQPGAGNVGAGITSGWSSEISPVGGDQGGRSDQGGLPGGGPGDGPPEAAQTIPTPEPLKPRPVSLSLRQPHQPVTAITRVSEKFSGETSATTLSPTSAAILGGLSSSLSEASTSWTPSPSGGRARPGQS comes from the exons ATGGAGCCGGCCCCCGACCCCGAGGAGGCGCGCACGGTGCACGAGGCGCTGGGCCGCTACGAGGCGGCGCTGGACGGCGCGGTTCGCCCGCTGCACGAGGACATGCAGGGGCTGCAGCGCGGCATGGAGCAGCGCGTGGCCGAGGCGCTGCGCCTGGCCGGGCCGCTGGCGCGCACGGTGGCCGAGCTGCAGCGCGACAACCAGCGGCTGCAGACGCAACTCGAGCGCTTGACGCGCCAGGTGGAGGCGCTGGGCTTGGCGACCGGGCTGACCCCCGCGCCCGGCACGCCGAGCCCTCCGCCCGCCCCCGGCGTCCCAGACCGTGCGCCCCGCCTGGGCACCGCGCGCTTCGCCAGCCACGCCACCTTCTCGCTGTCCGGCCGCGGCCAG AGTGTGGATCACCATGACGAAGCCAGCGAGGCGGAGATGAGGAGAACCTCAAACTCGTACATCGTGGAGAACGGGCACCagcctggggcag GGAATGTTGGAGCAGGCATCACCTCTGGTTGGAGCAGTGAGATTTCTCCAGTAGGGGGAGATCAGGGAGGCAGGAGTGAtcagggaggccttcctggaggag GTCCGGGTGATGGGCCCCCCGAAGCCGCCCAAACCATCCCAACACCAGAGCCCCTCAAGCCTCGACCTGTGAGCCTCTCTTTGCGGCAGCCTCACCAGCCAGTCACGGCCATCACACGAGTCTCCGAGAAGTTCTCTGGGGAGACCTCAGCCACAACTCTCTCGCCCACGTCTGCTGCCATCCTGGGGGGCCTCAGCTCAAGCCTCAGCGAGGCCAGCACATCCTGGACTCCCAGTCCCAGTG GGGGAAGGGCGAGACCCGGGCAAAGCTGA
- the LOC141573577 gene encoding smoothelin-like protein 2 isoform X1, which yields MEPAPDPEEARTVHEALGRYEAALDGAVRPLHEDMQGLQRGMEQRVAEALRLAGPLARTVAELQRDNQRLQTQLERLTRQVEALGLATGLTPAPGTPSPPPAPGVPDRAPRLGTARFASHATFSLSGRGQSVDHHDEASEAEMRRTSNSYIVENGHQPGAGNVGAGITSGWSSEISPVGGDQGGRSDQGGLPGGGPGDGPPEAAQTIPTPEPLKPRPVSLSLRQPHQPVTAITRVSEKFSGETSATTLSPTSAAILGGLSSSLSEASTSWTPSPSEKNSSLPRTLSSSGYGGVTASRNDNRRVRAPVPSGRVVTPQEVSGLGLGPRLPRPLHGAPSANPRRRHLPWLGASGELRQQCRRVGFERRNEAAKLGREFCLEQYGGGLVSLRILQSKSVQRLERVSQSPQDGSSAILARLPLSWGLAACGLRSYLERPLPWGRSVGASLCYRLPPGLRLSPCAAPRPSGL from the exons ATGGAGCCGGCCCCCGACCCCGAGGAGGCGCGCACGGTGCACGAGGCGCTGGGCCGCTACGAGGCGGCGCTGGACGGCGCGGTTCGCCCGCTGCACGAGGACATGCAGGGGCTGCAGCGCGGCATGGAGCAGCGCGTGGCCGAGGCGCTGCGCCTGGCCGGGCCGCTGGCGCGCACGGTGGCCGAGCTGCAGCGCGACAACCAGCGGCTGCAGACGCAACTCGAGCGCTTGACGCGCCAGGTGGAGGCGCTGGGCTTGGCGACCGGGCTGACCCCCGCGCCCGGCACGCCGAGCCCTCCGCCCGCCCCCGGCGTCCCAGACCGTGCGCCCCGCCTGGGCACCGCGCGCTTCGCCAGCCACGCCACCTTCTCGCTGTCCGGCCGCGGCCAG AGTGTGGATCACCATGACGAAGCCAGCGAGGCGGAGATGAGGAGAACCTCAAACTCGTACATCGTGGAGAACGGGCACCagcctggggcag GGAATGTTGGAGCAGGCATCACCTCTGGTTGGAGCAGTGAGATTTCTCCAGTAGGGGGAGATCAGGGAGGCAGGAGTGAtcagggaggccttcctggaggag GTCCGGGTGATGGGCCCCCCGAAGCCGCCCAAACCATCCCAACACCAGAGCCCCTCAAGCCTCGACCTGTGAGCCTCTCTTTGCGGCAGCCTCACCAGCCAGTCACGGCCATCACACGAGTCTCCGAGAAGTTCTCTGGGGAGACCTCAGCCACAACTCTCTCGCCCACGTCTGCTGCCATCCTGGGGGGCCTCAGCTCAAGCCTCAGCGAGGCCAGCACATCCTGGACTCCCAGTCCCAGTG AGAAGAACTCTTCCCTCCCACGGACTTTGTCCAGCTCTGGCTATGGGGGGGTGACGGCCAGCAGGAACGATAACAGGCGAGTCAGGGCCCCTGTTCCCAGTGGCAGGGTCGTCACTCCCCAGGAAGTGTCTGGCCTTGGCCTTGGACCCAGGCTACCCAGGCCCCTGCACGGAGCTCCCAGTGCCAACCCCAGGAGGAGGCACCTTCCTTGGCTTGGTGCCTCTGGAGAACTAAGGCAGCAGTGTCGCAGGGTGGGGTTTGAGAGGAGAAATGAGGCAGCGAAGCTTGGTAGAGAGTTTTGTTTGGAGCAATACGGCGGAGGGCTGGTTTCTTTAAGGATCCTTCAAAGCAAGTCTGTCCAAAGATTGGAGAGAGTTTCTCAGTCCCCACAGGATGGATCTTCAGCCATCCTGGCTAGGCTCCCTCTGAGCTGGGGGCTTGCTGCTTGTGGACTGAGGAGTTACCTGGAGAGGCCCTTACCCTGGGGGAGGTCTGTGGGGGCTTCCCTGTGTTACAGGCTGCCTCCTGGCCTCCGGTTGTCCCCATGCGCTGCCCCCAGGCCCTCTGGACTGTGA
- the LOC141573577 gene encoding smoothelin-like protein 2 isoform X6 yields MEPAPDPEEARTVHEALGRYEAALDGAVRPLHEDMQGLQRGMEQRVAEALRLAGPLARTVAELQRDNQRLQTQLERLTRQVEALGLATGLTPAPGTPSPPPAPGVPDRAPRLGTARFASHATFSLSGRGQSVDHHDEASEAEMRRTSNSYIVENGHQPGAGNVGAGITSGWSSEISPVGGDQGGRSDQGGLPGGGPGDGPPEAAQTIPTPEPLKPRPVSLSLRQPHQPVTAITRVSEKFSGETSATTLSPTSAAILGGLSSSLSEASTSWTPSPSAHLG; encoded by the exons ATGGAGCCGGCCCCCGACCCCGAGGAGGCGCGCACGGTGCACGAGGCGCTGGGCCGCTACGAGGCGGCGCTGGACGGCGCGGTTCGCCCGCTGCACGAGGACATGCAGGGGCTGCAGCGCGGCATGGAGCAGCGCGTGGCCGAGGCGCTGCGCCTGGCCGGGCCGCTGGCGCGCACGGTGGCCGAGCTGCAGCGCGACAACCAGCGGCTGCAGACGCAACTCGAGCGCTTGACGCGCCAGGTGGAGGCGCTGGGCTTGGCGACCGGGCTGACCCCCGCGCCCGGCACGCCGAGCCCTCCGCCCGCCCCCGGCGTCCCAGACCGTGCGCCCCGCCTGGGCACCGCGCGCTTCGCCAGCCACGCCACCTTCTCGCTGTCCGGCCGCGGCCAG AGTGTGGATCACCATGACGAAGCCAGCGAGGCGGAGATGAGGAGAACCTCAAACTCGTACATCGTGGAGAACGGGCACCagcctggggcag GGAATGTTGGAGCAGGCATCACCTCTGGTTGGAGCAGTGAGATTTCTCCAGTAGGGGGAGATCAGGGAGGCAGGAGTGAtcagggaggccttcctggaggag GTCCGGGTGATGGGCCCCCCGAAGCCGCCCAAACCATCCCAACACCAGAGCCCCTCAAGCCTCGACCTGTGAGCCTCTCTTTGCGGCAGCCTCACCAGCCAGTCACGGCCATCACACGAGTCTCCGAGAAGTTCTCTGGGGAGACCTCAGCCACAACTCTCTCGCCCACGTCTGCTGCCATCCTGGGGGGCCTCAGCTCAAGCCTCAGCGAGGCCAGCACATCCTGGACTCCCAGTCCCAGTG
- the LOC141573577 gene encoding smoothelin-like protein 2 isoform X2 produces MEPAPDPEEARTVHEALGRYEAALDGAVRPLHEDMQGLQRGMEQRVAEALRLAGPLARTVAELQRDNQRLQTQLERLTRQVEALGLATGLTPAPGTPSPPPAPGVPDRAPRLGTARFASHATFSLSGRGQSVDHHDEASEAEMRRTSNSYIVENGHQPGAGPGDGPPEAAQTIPTPEPLKPRPVSLSLRQPHQPVTAITRVSEKFSGETSATTLSPTSAAILGGLSSSLSEASTSWTPSPSEKNSSLPRTLSSSGYGGVTASRNDNRRVRAPVPSGRVVTPQEVSGLGLGPRLPRPLHGAPSANPRRRHLPWLGASGELRQQCRRVGFERRNEAAKLGREFCLEQYGGGLVSLRILQSKSVQRLERVSQSPQDGSSAILARLPLSWGLAACGLRSYLERPLPWGRSVGASLCYRLPPGLRLSPCAAPRPSGL; encoded by the exons ATGGAGCCGGCCCCCGACCCCGAGGAGGCGCGCACGGTGCACGAGGCGCTGGGCCGCTACGAGGCGGCGCTGGACGGCGCGGTTCGCCCGCTGCACGAGGACATGCAGGGGCTGCAGCGCGGCATGGAGCAGCGCGTGGCCGAGGCGCTGCGCCTGGCCGGGCCGCTGGCGCGCACGGTGGCCGAGCTGCAGCGCGACAACCAGCGGCTGCAGACGCAACTCGAGCGCTTGACGCGCCAGGTGGAGGCGCTGGGCTTGGCGACCGGGCTGACCCCCGCGCCCGGCACGCCGAGCCCTCCGCCCGCCCCCGGCGTCCCAGACCGTGCGCCCCGCCTGGGCACCGCGCGCTTCGCCAGCCACGCCACCTTCTCGCTGTCCGGCCGCGGCCAG AGTGTGGATCACCATGACGAAGCCAGCGAGGCGGAGATGAGGAGAACCTCAAACTCGTACATCGTGGAGAACGGGCACCagcctggggcag GTCCGGGTGATGGGCCCCCCGAAGCCGCCCAAACCATCCCAACACCAGAGCCCCTCAAGCCTCGACCTGTGAGCCTCTCTTTGCGGCAGCCTCACCAGCCAGTCACGGCCATCACACGAGTCTCCGAGAAGTTCTCTGGGGAGACCTCAGCCACAACTCTCTCGCCCACGTCTGCTGCCATCCTGGGGGGCCTCAGCTCAAGCCTCAGCGAGGCCAGCACATCCTGGACTCCCAGTCCCAGTG AGAAGAACTCTTCCCTCCCACGGACTTTGTCCAGCTCTGGCTATGGGGGGGTGACGGCCAGCAGGAACGATAACAGGCGAGTCAGGGCCCCTGTTCCCAGTGGCAGGGTCGTCACTCCCCAGGAAGTGTCTGGCCTTGGCCTTGGACCCAGGCTACCCAGGCCCCTGCACGGAGCTCCCAGTGCCAACCCCAGGAGGAGGCACCTTCCTTGGCTTGGTGCCTCTGGAGAACTAAGGCAGCAGTGTCGCAGGGTGGGGTTTGAGAGGAGAAATGAGGCAGCGAAGCTTGGTAGAGAGTTTTGTTTGGAGCAATACGGCGGAGGGCTGGTTTCTTTAAGGATCCTTCAAAGCAAGTCTGTCCAAAGATTGGAGAGAGTTTCTCAGTCCCCACAGGATGGATCTTCAGCCATCCTGGCTAGGCTCCCTCTGAGCTGGGGGCTTGCTGCTTGTGGACTGAGGAGTTACCTGGAGAGGCCCTTACCCTGGGGGAGGTCTGTGGGGGCTTCCCTGTGTTACAGGCTGCCTCCTGGCCTCCGGTTGTCCCCATGCGCTGCCCCCAGGCCCTCTGGACTGTGA
- the LOC141573577 gene encoding uncharacterized protein LOC141573577 isoform X4 yields the protein MSVDHHDEASEAEMRRTSNSYIVENGHQPGAGPGDGPPEAAQTIPTPEPLKPRPVSLSLRQPHQPVTAITRVSEKFSGETSATTLSPTSAAILGGLSSSLSEASTSWTPSPSEKNSSLPRTLSSSGYGGVTASRNDNRRVRAPVPSGRVVTPQEVSGLGLGPRLPRPLHGAPSANPRRRHLPWLGASGELRQQCRRVGFERRNEAAKLGREFCLEQYGGGLVSLRILQSKSVQRLERVSQSPQDGSSAILARLPLSWGLAACGLRSYLERPLPWGRSVGASLCYRLPPGLRLSPCAAPRPSGL from the exons ATG AGTGTGGATCACCATGACGAAGCCAGCGAGGCGGAGATGAGGAGAACCTCAAACTCGTACATCGTGGAGAACGGGCACCagcctggggcag GTCCGGGTGATGGGCCCCCCGAAGCCGCCCAAACCATCCCAACACCAGAGCCCCTCAAGCCTCGACCTGTGAGCCTCTCTTTGCGGCAGCCTCACCAGCCAGTCACGGCCATCACACGAGTCTCCGAGAAGTTCTCTGGGGAGACCTCAGCCACAACTCTCTCGCCCACGTCTGCTGCCATCCTGGGGGGCCTCAGCTCAAGCCTCAGCGAGGCCAGCACATCCTGGACTCCCAGTCCCAGTG AGAAGAACTCTTCCCTCCCACGGACTTTGTCCAGCTCTGGCTATGGGGGGGTGACGGCCAGCAGGAACGATAACAGGCGAGTCAGGGCCCCTGTTCCCAGTGGCAGGGTCGTCACTCCCCAGGAAGTGTCTGGCCTTGGCCTTGGACCCAGGCTACCCAGGCCCCTGCACGGAGCTCCCAGTGCCAACCCCAGGAGGAGGCACCTTCCTTGGCTTGGTGCCTCTGGAGAACTAAGGCAGCAGTGTCGCAGGGTGGGGTTTGAGAGGAGAAATGAGGCAGCGAAGCTTGGTAGAGAGTTTTGTTTGGAGCAATACGGCGGAGGGCTGGTTTCTTTAAGGATCCTTCAAAGCAAGTCTGTCCAAAGATTGGAGAGAGTTTCTCAGTCCCCACAGGATGGATCTTCAGCCATCCTGGCTAGGCTCCCTCTGAGCTGGGGGCTTGCTGCTTGTGGACTGAGGAGTTACCTGGAGAGGCCCTTACCCTGGGGGAGGTCTGTGGGGGCTTCCCTGTGTTACAGGCTGCCTCCTGGCCTCCGGTTGTCCCCATGCGCTGCCCCCAGGCCCTCTGGACTGTGA
- the LOC141573577 gene encoding uncharacterized protein LOC141573577 isoform X3 codes for MSVDHHDEASEAEMRRTSNSYIVENGHQPGAGNVGAGITSGWSSEISPVGGDQGGRSDQGGLPGGGPGDGPPEAAQTIPTPEPLKPRPVSLSLRQPHQPVTAITRVSEKFSGETSATTLSPTSAAILGGLSSSLSEASTSWTPSPSEKNSSLPRTLSSSGYGGVTASRNDNRRVRAPVPSGRVVTPQEVSGLGLGPRLPRPLHGAPSANPRRRHLPWLGASGELRQQCRRVGFERRNEAAKLGREFCLEQYGGGLVSLRILQSKSVQRLERVSQSPQDGSSAILARLPLSWGLAACGLRSYLERPLPWGRSVGASLCYRLPPGLRLSPCAAPRPSGL; via the exons ATG AGTGTGGATCACCATGACGAAGCCAGCGAGGCGGAGATGAGGAGAACCTCAAACTCGTACATCGTGGAGAACGGGCACCagcctggggcag GGAATGTTGGAGCAGGCATCACCTCTGGTTGGAGCAGTGAGATTTCTCCAGTAGGGGGAGATCAGGGAGGCAGGAGTGAtcagggaggccttcctggaggag GTCCGGGTGATGGGCCCCCCGAAGCCGCCCAAACCATCCCAACACCAGAGCCCCTCAAGCCTCGACCTGTGAGCCTCTCTTTGCGGCAGCCTCACCAGCCAGTCACGGCCATCACACGAGTCTCCGAGAAGTTCTCTGGGGAGACCTCAGCCACAACTCTCTCGCCCACGTCTGCTGCCATCCTGGGGGGCCTCAGCTCAAGCCTCAGCGAGGCCAGCACATCCTGGACTCCCAGTCCCAGTG AGAAGAACTCTTCCCTCCCACGGACTTTGTCCAGCTCTGGCTATGGGGGGGTGACGGCCAGCAGGAACGATAACAGGCGAGTCAGGGCCCCTGTTCCCAGTGGCAGGGTCGTCACTCCCCAGGAAGTGTCTGGCCTTGGCCTTGGACCCAGGCTACCCAGGCCCCTGCACGGAGCTCCCAGTGCCAACCCCAGGAGGAGGCACCTTCCTTGGCTTGGTGCCTCTGGAGAACTAAGGCAGCAGTGTCGCAGGGTGGGGTTTGAGAGGAGAAATGAGGCAGCGAAGCTTGGTAGAGAGTTTTGTTTGGAGCAATACGGCGGAGGGCTGGTTTCTTTAAGGATCCTTCAAAGCAAGTCTGTCCAAAGATTGGAGAGAGTTTCTCAGTCCCCACAGGATGGATCTTCAGCCATCCTGGCTAGGCTCCCTCTGAGCTGGGGGCTTGCTGCTTGTGGACTGAGGAGTTACCTGGAGAGGCCCTTACCCTGGGGGAGGTCTGTGGGGGCTTCCCTGTGTTACAGGCTGCCTCCTGGCCTCCGGTTGTCCCCATGCGCTGCCCCCAGGCCCTCTGGACTGTGA